One genomic window of Luteitalea pratensis includes the following:
- a CDS encoding N-acetylglucosamine-6-phosphate deacetylase → MPEHRGPAFVDLQVNGFAGVDYNADVSIEQIVQSFAAMECTGVGLCLPTIITSTYEHFRDCARRLIATGHPIVAGIHMEGPYISPEDGFRGAHPRACVVAPSLDDFARRQDAADGHIRLVTVAAEVPGVLPVIESVVASGVRVALGHTNATTDQIADAVKAGATMSTHLGNGCPAVLPRHPNVIWDQLATDALHASFIVDGHHLPPAAVRAMVRAKGVERCMLVTDAMMAASAPPGVYRLGELEVIATPSGRVAAAGSLTLAGSALTMPRAVGLTYRWVSLDMGVVWAMASTLPAEYLGMAPRGESHVVWSDDASEVTHVAFRPDTIG, encoded by the coding sequence GTGCCTGAGCATCGTGGGCCCGCCTTCGTCGATCTGCAGGTCAACGGCTTTGCCGGCGTCGACTACAACGCCGACGTGTCGATCGAACAGATCGTGCAGTCGTTCGCCGCCATGGAATGCACTGGCGTGGGACTGTGCCTGCCGACGATCATCACCTCGACCTACGAGCACTTCCGTGACTGCGCTCGCCGCCTGATCGCGACAGGCCACCCGATCGTCGCGGGCATTCACATGGAGGGGCCCTACATCTCGCCGGAGGATGGCTTCCGCGGCGCGCACCCACGCGCGTGTGTCGTCGCCCCGTCGCTCGATGATTTCGCGCGGCGCCAGGATGCCGCCGACGGCCACATCCGACTCGTGACCGTCGCCGCCGAAGTGCCCGGTGTCCTGCCGGTCATCGAAAGCGTCGTCGCCAGCGGCGTGCGAGTCGCCCTCGGGCATACCAACGCCACGACCGATCAGATCGCCGACGCGGTGAAGGCGGGCGCGACGATGTCGACGCACCTGGGCAACGGGTGCCCCGCCGTCCTGCCGCGGCACCCCAACGTGATCTGGGACCAGTTGGCGACCGATGCGCTGCACGCCTCGTTCATCGTCGACGGCCATCACCTGCCGCCCGCCGCCGTGCGCGCCATGGTGCGCGCCAAGGGCGTCGAACGCTGCATGCTGGTCACCGACGCGATGATGGCGGCCAGTGCCCCGCCGGGCGTTTACCGGCTGGGCGAGCTCGAAGTAATCGCTACTCCCTCGGGACGAGTCGCCGCTGCGGGATCGCTGACGCTGGCAGGATCCGCGCTCACGATGCCTCGTGCCGTTGGCCTCACCTATCGATGGGTATCCCTAGATATGGGGGTTGTCTGGGCCATGGCCTCAACACTGCCGGCCGAGTACCTTGGAATGGCGCCGCGAGGCGAGTCGCACGTGGTCTGGAGCGACGACGCCAGCGAGGTCACGCACGTCGCGTTCAGGCCCGACACGATCGGCTGA
- a CDS encoding hybrid sensor histidine kinase/response regulator, whose amino-acid sequence MQTTKTQRWLTLYVSSVTLAGLALLAWALPSVRDNPFVVAGLLALAAALSALKIHVPLARGWATMSTSFAALFVAMLTTGVGPALVIAAVSGWVQSAFHSKTRSPLWRHLFNSMMLVLSVGAAGSTFLLLGGQLGDIGQALDIGPLIGATAAYFLTNSLIVSTAVAVSTGQPLWRCWHDNFLWTAPGYFLTAGVVSLATLVASAGKWGVVLFVLVPVAFIYHSYKVYFGRLHDEQKRVQAMADLHASAREDLAAEKERLAVTLRSIGDAVITTDLQGRVTMLNVVAEELTGRTQEKAIGRAIDDVLCLWDPEGATVQEVPVARILDTGRMPDAETNGSLIAPDGARLSVNLTGAAMSDGEGQKVGVVLVVRDITESVRLTQERVRASKLESLGVLAGGIAHDFNNVLTAVVGNIALARSDETLSRETATWLEEAERACLRARTLTHQLLTFSRGGDPVKRPMHIGPLVDATVRFAVSGSNVRCSVEVAPDMWAVDADEGQIEQVVHNIVLNAKQAMPRGGQVHVSCGNARLSPGLDMPGAVRQFVRISIRDQGVGIPPEHLERIFDPYFTTKPSGTGLGLAVSHAVIKNHGGLLQAESSIGTGTVFHILLPRSIKRVAPVPSAPTVAIPHGKGRVLVMDDDRSIATVTASMLKTLGYTPDIVSDGEMAVERYLMAMESDDPYDAVVMDLTVPGGMGGAEALAQLREYDPRVCAVVMSGYADTGLLAEYQSVGFAGRLAKPFSLRDLAVTLHDLLAEARRRVPHA is encoded by the coding sequence GTGCAAACGACCAAGACACAGCGCTGGTTGACGCTCTACGTGAGCAGCGTCACGCTGGCGGGGCTTGCCCTGCTGGCCTGGGCGCTACCCAGCGTCAGGGACAACCCGTTCGTGGTCGCCGGGTTGCTGGCGCTCGCTGCAGCCCTGTCGGCACTGAAGATTCACGTCCCGCTCGCCCGCGGGTGGGCGACGATGTCGACGTCGTTCGCTGCGCTCTTCGTGGCGATGCTCACGACCGGCGTCGGGCCGGCCCTCGTCATCGCCGCCGTCTCGGGCTGGGTCCAGTCCGCGTTCCACAGCAAGACGCGTTCGCCGCTGTGGCGACACCTGTTCAACAGCATGATGCTCGTGCTGTCGGTCGGTGCCGCCGGCAGCACGTTCCTCCTGCTTGGTGGCCAGCTCGGGGACATCGGGCAGGCGCTCGACATCGGCCCGCTGATCGGCGCCACCGCCGCGTACTTCCTCACCAATTCGCTCATCGTCTCGACGGCCGTCGCGGTGTCCACCGGACAGCCGCTGTGGCGGTGCTGGCACGACAACTTCCTGTGGACGGCGCCCGGCTACTTCCTGACTGCCGGCGTGGTCTCGCTCGCGACGCTGGTCGCGTCCGCGGGCAAGTGGGGTGTCGTTCTCTTCGTGCTGGTCCCGGTTGCGTTCATCTATCACTCGTACAAGGTGTACTTCGGGCGGCTGCACGACGAGCAGAAGCGCGTGCAGGCGATGGCCGACCTGCATGCGAGTGCGCGTGAGGATCTCGCGGCCGAGAAGGAACGCCTCGCGGTCACGCTGCGCAGCATCGGCGACGCCGTGATCACCACCGACCTGCAGGGTCGGGTGACGATGCTCAACGTCGTTGCCGAGGAACTGACCGGCCGCACGCAGGAGAAGGCCATCGGCAGGGCCATCGACGACGTGCTGTGCCTCTGGGATCCGGAAGGGGCGACCGTCCAGGAAGTGCCGGTCGCGCGCATCCTCGACACAGGTCGCATGCCGGATGCCGAGACCAACGGGTCGCTGATTGCGCCCGACGGGGCGCGGCTCTCGGTGAACCTGACCGGCGCGGCGATGTCGGATGGTGAAGGCCAGAAGGTCGGCGTGGTGCTCGTCGTCCGCGACATCACCGAGAGCGTGCGCCTGACGCAGGAGCGCGTGCGGGCCAGCAAGCTGGAATCGCTCGGCGTGCTGGCGGGCGGCATCGCGCACGACTTCAACAACGTGCTCACCGCGGTGGTCGGCAACATCGCCCTGGCGCGCAGCGACGAGACGCTGTCGCGCGAGACCGCGACGTGGCTCGAGGAGGCCGAGCGCGCGTGCCTGCGGGCCCGCACGCTGACCCACCAGTTGCTGACGTTCTCGCGCGGCGGCGACCCGGTGAAGCGGCCGATGCACATCGGGCCGCTCGTCGACGCCACGGTCCGGTTCGCGGTGAGCGGATCGAACGTGCGTTGCTCGGTCGAAGTGGCACCCGACATGTGGGCCGTCGATGCCGACGAAGGCCAGATCGAGCAGGTCGTCCACAACATCGTCCTCAACGCCAAGCAGGCGATGCCGCGCGGCGGCCAGGTGCATGTGTCCTGCGGCAATGCCCGCCTCTCGCCGGGGCTGGACATGCCGGGTGCGGTGCGTCAGTTCGTCCGCATCAGCATCAGGGACCAGGGCGTGGGCATCCCGCCGGAGCATCTCGAGCGGATCTTCGATCCGTACTTCACCACCAAGCCGTCGGGCACCGGGCTGGGGCTGGCGGTCTCGCACGCCGTCATCAAGAATCACGGCGGCCTGCTGCAGGCCGAGTCGAGCATCGGAACGGGTACGGTCTTCCACATCCTGCTGCCCCGATCCATCAAGCGCGTCGCCCCGGTGCCGTCAGCGCCGACGGTGGCCATCCCGCACGGCAAGGGGCGGGTGCTGGTGATGGACGACGACCGTTCGATCGCGACGGTGACGGCATCGATGCTGAAGACGTTGGGCTACACGCCCGACATCGTCTCGGATGGCGAGATGGCGGTCGAGCGATACCTGATGGCGATGGAGTCCGACGATCCGTACGATGCGGTCGTCATGGACCTGACGGTCCCCGGCGGGATGGGCGGCGCCGAGGCGCTGGCCCAGTTGCGGGAGTACGACCCGCGCGTGTGCGCGGTGGTGATGAGCGGCTACGCCGACACCGGTCTGCTCGCCGAGTACCAGAGCGTGGGCTTTGCCGGGCGGCTCGCCAAGCCGTTCTCGTTGCGCGACCTGGCCGTCACACTGCACGACCTGCTCGCCGAGGCACGGCGCCGCGTGCCGCACGCGTAG
- a CDS encoding 3-keto-disaccharide hydrolase, whose amino-acid sequence MRFFRPLSFALVLVAATPPCVSAKQAPPAAQTPATPQTAQTPRTPRPTLPGEQWEQIFNGKDLAGWQKIGDEQWTVETGGVLHGVAVTKAYGYLRTEKNYKDFQLAMHFKCDGDGNSGVFFHSEFKPGTPTITQGLQFEIDCQAMHHTGGLYGDGRNWIVWPKPEDEMVVRRGAWNEYNLTVVGNHYISRLNGVVLVDFVDPQPKSFDGGISLQLHSGGSGDMKFREIWIRDLTQR is encoded by the coding sequence ATGCGATTCTTCCGCCCTCTCTCGTTCGCCCTCGTACTCGTCGCCGCGACCCCGCCATGCGTTTCCGCGAAGCAGGCGCCGCCGGCCGCCCAGACCCCGGCGACGCCACAGACCGCCCAGACCCCCCGCACGCCGCGCCCGACGCTGCCCGGCGAGCAGTGGGAGCAGATATTCAACGGCAAGGACCTCGCCGGCTGGCAGAAGATCGGCGATGAGCAGTGGACCGTCGAGACCGGCGGTGTCCTGCACGGCGTGGCCGTGACCAAGGCCTACGGCTACCTCCGCACCGAGAAGAACTACAAGGACTTCCAGCTCGCGATGCACTTCAAGTGCGACGGCGACGGCAACAGCGGCGTGTTCTTCCACTCCGAGTTCAAGCCCGGCACGCCCACCATCACGCAGGGGCTGCAGTTCGAGATCGACTGCCAGGCGATGCACCACACGGGTGGCCTCTACGGCGACGGGCGCAACTGGATCGTGTGGCCCAAGCCCGAGGACGAGATGGTCGTGCGGCGCGGTGCGTGGAACGAGTACAACCTGACCGTGGTGGGCAACCACTACATCTCGCGGCTCAACGGCGTGGTGCTCGTGGACTTCGTCGACCCGCAGCCCAAGTCGTTCGACGGCGGCATCTCCCTGCAGCTGCACTCGGGCGGCAGCGGCGACATGAAGTTCCGCGAGATCTGGATCCGCGACCTGACGCAGCGGTGA
- a CDS encoding arginyltransferase has protein sequence MVATFIVYDELDRCPYLAGHVARLPLRVPARPLTRAEVDAALAAGDRRQGVFLYRPSCPACQACEPIRIPVSDFTPSATHRRTLRAGDARFRLEIGRPVADQQRAALYARHKWGRGLTTSDDHEETTDVETYAAFLVETCCESVEFSLWDGDRLVSVAVADRGERSLSAVYCCFDPDDARFSPGTYTILKQWQHCVAEGIPHLYLGLYVAESAHLSYKANFVPHERRIEGVWTRFERVPDVPAAPRRNDP, from the coding sequence GTGGTCGCGACCTTCATCGTGTACGACGAGCTGGACCGGTGTCCGTATCTCGCCGGCCATGTGGCGCGTCTGCCGCTGAGGGTACCCGCGCGGCCGCTCACCCGGGCCGAGGTCGACGCGGCGCTCGCCGCTGGCGACCGTCGCCAGGGCGTGTTCCTTTATCGTCCGAGTTGCCCTGCCTGCCAGGCCTGCGAGCCAATCCGGATTCCCGTCAGCGACTTCACGCCGTCGGCGACCCACCGCCGGACACTGCGCGCCGGTGATGCCCGCTTCCGGTTGGAGATCGGCCGCCCCGTTGCTGACCAACAGCGTGCCGCGCTCTACGCGCGCCACAAGTGGGGCCGCGGCCTGACGACGAGCGACGATCACGAAGAGACGACCGACGTCGAGACTTACGCCGCGTTCCTCGTCGAGACCTGCTGCGAGAGCGTGGAGTTTTCGCTATGGGATGGCGACCGACTCGTGTCGGTGGCCGTGGCCGATCGCGGGGAGCGATCGCTCTCGGCCGTGTACTGCTGCTTCGATCCGGATGACGCGCGCTTCAGCCCCGGCACGTACACGATCCTGAAGCAGTGGCAGCACTGCGTCGCCGAGGGGATCCCGCACCTGTACCTGGGCCTGTACGTGGCCGAGTCGGCGCACCTGTCGTATAAGGCGAACTTCGTCCCGCACGAGCGGCGCATCGAGGGCGTCTGGACCCGGTTCGAGCGTGTGCCGGATGTCCCTGCGGCGCCTCGTCGCAACGACCCGTAG
- a CDS encoding phage major capsid protein encodes MFAAKHAARTLTEARTIHETADAANRDLTTEERSQYDSLMARARQYTTDAEAEAEASQALARFTNPNGSTPEFRSVVSDAGAGRTRSTASGIERRGLLRHEQAVWLPTSPEVRAGQSEGIPSEGGFAVPVQHLPEVIEAIRARSVFLDAEPRVFTMTSHVLNIPKAASGVLAGMVLEGAPIPQSATTFEQVVLTAQKGAVMVPASNEFLADAVPDGRAYIQQDLYKAGGDLFDTQAFTGNGTPPNVRGILNQPGIVTTPLVGAIDLDAIAGAIQRVEGANLTPSAIFLSSATWGALRLAKDGDTRYQLNPDPSGDAVKRLFGVPVFVTPHVGTACVVSDMQTIAVGIRNQVILRYDESHLFDRDSTVIRMTMRFDIGVLHTEGTQIITPGAGGTRAEVPAPAGKK; translated from the coding sequence ATGTTTGCAGCCAAGCACGCGGCTCGGACTCTGACCGAGGCGCGAACGATTCACGAGACAGCCGACGCAGCCAATCGCGATCTGACGACTGAGGAACGCAGCCAGTACGACTCGCTGATGGCACGGGCACGCCAGTACACCACCGATGCCGAGGCTGAGGCCGAGGCCTCACAGGCACTCGCACGGTTCACCAATCCGAACGGCAGCACTCCAGAGTTTCGCAGTGTGGTGAGCGATGCCGGTGCTGGTCGCACGCGCTCGACTGCTAGTGGCATCGAGCGTCGAGGCCTGCTGCGTCACGAGCAGGCGGTGTGGCTGCCGACCTCGCCTGAGGTTCGCGCAGGCCAGTCCGAAGGCATCCCCAGTGAGGGCGGCTTTGCGGTACCCGTGCAGCACTTGCCCGAGGTGATCGAGGCCATTCGGGCCAGATCGGTCTTTCTGGACGCCGAACCGCGTGTGTTCACGATGACGTCACACGTCCTCAACATTCCCAAGGCGGCCAGTGGCGTCCTTGCAGGTATGGTGCTGGAGGGTGCACCGATCCCGCAGTCCGCGACCACCTTCGAGCAGGTGGTACTGACCGCGCAGAAGGGTGCGGTCATGGTGCCCGCGAGCAACGAGTTTTTGGCCGATGCGGTGCCAGACGGGCGGGCGTACATTCAGCAGGATCTGTACAAGGCCGGAGGCGACCTGTTCGATACGCAGGCGTTCACTGGCAACGGCACGCCGCCGAACGTGCGCGGCATCCTGAACCAGCCCGGCATCGTCACCACGCCACTCGTGGGAGCCATTGACCTGGACGCCATTGCAGGCGCGATCCAGCGTGTCGAGGGCGCGAACCTGACCCCGAGCGCGATCTTCCTGTCGAGTGCGACGTGGGGTGCCTTGCGTCTCGCGAAGGATGGCGACACGCGGTACCAGCTGAATCCCGATCCGAGCGGAGACGCGGTCAAGCGCCTGTTCGGCGTGCCCGTGTTCGTCACGCCACATGTCGGCACAGCGTGCGTCGTCAGCGACATGCAGACCATCGCGGTCGGCATCAGGAATCAGGTGATCCTGCGGTATGACGAGTCGCACCTGTTCGACCGCGACAGCACCGTGATTCGCATGACCATGCGCTTCGACATCGGCGTGCTGCACACCGAAGGCACGCAGATCATTACGCCTGGTGCTGGCGGCACACGAGCCGAGGTGCCAGCACCGGCAGGCAAGAAGTAA
- a CDS encoding HK97 family phage prohead protease, with the protein MTTTTSETSNTRQPLERRGLPEAARLQDRAEGPMLTGYAVRFNERSEPMHGANGAEFVEEVIPGALARLRERRDVKALIGHDPTKVIGSTRSGTLTLIPDAIGLRFELQPPNSPTGHDLIESVRRGDLDGVSFGFRTIADKWLPDTRPPVRQLLDVDVFELSIVAWPAYREAGVIIEPRALEYAAELVTCESRQLRARELDALTVRLRAIR; encoded by the coding sequence ATGACGACGACAACGAGTGAGACGAGTAACACACGCCAGCCACTGGAGCGACGTGGCCTGCCTGAGGCTGCACGTCTGCAGGATCGGGCCGAGGGTCCGATGCTCACGGGCTATGCGGTACGGTTCAACGAACGCAGTGAACCGATGCACGGCGCGAACGGTGCCGAGTTCGTCGAGGAAGTGATACCTGGTGCGCTCGCACGCTTGCGCGAACGTCGCGACGTCAAGGCACTGATCGGCCACGATCCCACCAAGGTGATCGGCTCGACACGCTCGGGCACGTTGACACTGATACCAGACGCCATCGGCTTGCGTTTCGAGTTGCAGCCACCGAACAGCCCGACTGGTCACGATCTGATCGAGTCGGTGCGACGTGGCGATCTCGATGGTGTCTCGTTCGGCTTTCGCACCATCGCGGACAAGTGGCTGCCAGACACGCGACCACCAGTGCGCCAGCTGCTCGACGTGGATGTCTTTGAACTGTCGATTGTCGCGTGGCCTGCGTATCGCGAGGCTGGCGTGATCATCGAACCTCGTGCGCTCGAGTACGCAGCCGAACTGGTGACGTGTGAGAGTCGCCAGCTGCGTGCGCGTGAACTCGACGCACTGACGGTGCGACTGCGAGCGATTCGCTAG
- a CDS encoding helix-turn-helix domain-containing protein, with protein MTGHESRFARIDVRQWARACALGMNAALAFVCLNLGRMGKTTTTKWGATGIATHVGMSKAQARQALQALEAEGLVRSIRDGLRSIVDSGAGIFAWVPQSVVFGVEGNRVPPMELLREYADPMLLRLFVDMYERHDLPGVGGLPPCVLHERWDKHVLFRSPAWHVVAFTSNHSLHTPLSPDDDLIRPHVVRAGASGTDNYDAWWCRCKDLRATGLLTRVLRLAESADADAATAITFWPAEWQGHDTPEEARVGTAAEAVVQAMLRKNHDAWNDVRALQATGTVVLLPLPAHMVPQATLQTVYRLRYRPHTKETQAWYAWLSHQADVWTQAFHDVEVQWGDSISAAEERERREAGRI; from the coding sequence ATGACCGGGCACGAGTCGCGTTTCGCTCGCATCGATGTGCGCCAGTGGGCACGTGCGTGCGCGCTCGGCATGAATGCCGCGCTGGCGTTCGTGTGCCTGAACCTGGGCCGCATGGGTAAGACGACGACGACGAAATGGGGTGCCACCGGCATTGCCACACACGTCGGCATGTCAAAAGCACAGGCACGGCAGGCACTGCAGGCGCTGGAGGCAGAAGGACTCGTCAGGTCGATTCGCGACGGACTGCGGAGCATTGTCGACAGCGGCGCTGGGATCTTCGCGTGGGTGCCGCAATCGGTGGTGTTCGGTGTTGAAGGGAATCGCGTGCCGCCGATGGAATTGCTGCGGGAATACGCCGATCCCATGTTGCTGCGCCTGTTCGTCGACATGTACGAACGTCACGATCTGCCCGGTGTCGGTGGCCTCCCACCATGCGTGCTCCACGAACGATGGGACAAGCACGTCCTGTTCCGTTCACCGGCATGGCACGTGGTCGCCTTCACATCGAATCACAGCCTGCACACGCCACTCTCACCAGACGACGATCTGATCAGACCGCACGTGGTGCGTGCAGGTGCGTCCGGTACCGACAACTACGACGCGTGGTGGTGCCGCTGCAAGGATCTGAGGGCGACAGGATTGCTGACCCGCGTGCTGCGCCTTGCCGAGTCTGCGGACGCTGATGCGGCCACGGCGATCACGTTCTGGCCTGCGGAGTGGCAAGGGCACGACACACCAGAGGAGGCACGTGTCGGAACAGCTGCGGAGGCCGTCGTGCAGGCCATGCTGCGCAAGAACCACGACGCCTGGAACGACGTGCGGGCACTGCAGGCCACAGGCACGGTGGTCCTGTTGCCACTGCCAGCGCATATGGTGCCGCAGGCCACGCTGCAGACGGTCTATCGGCTGCGGTACCGTCCCCACACGAAAGAGACGCAGGCGTGGTACGCATGGTTGAGTCACCAAGCTGATGTGTGGACGCAGGCGTTCCACGATGTCGAGGTGCAGTGGGGTGACTCGATCAGTGCGGCCGAGGAACGCGAGCGACGTGAAGCTGGTCGCATCTAG
- a CDS encoding helix-turn-helix domain-containing protein — protein MFERIQQLPDPTTPAELAKALRITPASVRRAIKRGELRACQTSHRGDRRIQHSAILSWLNGDRTSPPPLASNTVAREPITPIDPWVLLDTPEVCVMVGKSRGTLWRWIRDDYFPEPDKVLPGGHKAWFRATVQNWIVHGMATPALRSARK, from the coding sequence ATGTTCGAGCGCATCCAGCAGCTGCCCGATCCGACCACGCCTGCCGAACTCGCAAAGGCACTGCGCATTACGCCTGCGTCTGTGCGACGTGCGATCAAGCGTGGAGAACTCCGAGCGTGCCAGACCTCACACCGTGGCGACCGACGCATCCAGCACAGCGCCATCCTGTCCTGGTTGAACGGGGATCGCACCAGCCCGCCACCGCTGGCCAGCAACACGGTGGCTCGTGAACCGATCACACCCATCGATCCGTGGGTGCTACTGGACACGCCGGAGGTGTGCGTAATGGTGGGCAAGTCACGTGGGACGTTGTGGCGCTGGATCAGGGATGACTACTTTCCTGAGCCAGACAAGGTGCTACCTGGTGGGCACAAAGCGTGGTTTCGCGCCACCGTGCAGAACTGGATCGTGCACGGCATGGCCACACCAGCACTGCGCTCCGCACGTAAGTGA